The proteins below come from a single Mercenaria mercenaria strain notata chromosome 3, MADL_Memer_1, whole genome shotgun sequence genomic window:
- the LOC123524204 gene encoding uncharacterized protein LOC123524204, with the protein MKSCGRCDVEISVTFDGMETVEPVPECLQEAFLSSSPTDTGTSQQNHVTLPSRYAQWINNCTDAEKQQISRDLAEEKPLKREKDLSTALEWIKQEMVIMKQQDKSLMKQFVTLRSKILQLRCIYDLSDSYSDLSLDASTHSLDDRPESPYLSPNGNLGNPDIEMTEFRSRTSSLLIPRSQKAGPITRIKWKSHEYL; encoded by the exons ATGAAGTCATGCGGGAGATGCGATGTTGAAATTAGCGTTACATTTGATGGAATGGAAACTGTGGAGCCCGTTCCAGAATGTCTGCAGGAAGCATTTCTCAGTTCCTCTCCAACTGATACTGGAACCAGTCAGCAGAATCACGTGACGTTGCCCAGTAGGTATGCGCAGTGGATCAACAACTGTACGGACGCTGAGAAGCAGCAGATCAGCCGTGATTTGGCTGAAGAAAAACCGTTGAAACGCGAGAAAGACCTGAGCACTGCTTTAGAGTGGATAAAACAAGAAATG gTTATAATGAAACAGCAAGACAAGTCCCTTATGAAACAGTTTGTAACCTTGAGATCAAAAATCCTTCAGCTCCGTTGCATTTATGATCTTAGCGACTCGTACTCGGATCTCAGCTTGGATGCGAGTACACACTCTTTAGATGACCGGCCAGAAAGTCCGTACTTAAGCCCCAATGGTAATCTGGGTAATCCAGACATAGAAATGACGGAGTTCCGGTCAAGGACGAGTTCTCTGCTTATTCCAAGAAGCCAGAAAGCAGGGCCTATCACTCGGATCAAGTGGAAAAGTCACGAGTACTTGTAG